One Methanobrevibacter sp. genomic window carries:
- a CDS encoding TIGR00269 family protein: MQCSKCGNPKVIIKKEQSGQLLCKDCFIESIEKKVIKTVRKEKLLDKGDKVLVALSGGKDSVTTLEILDSFRKMNIIDLCAVTVDEGIANYRQEGIDIAKRHAERLGIEHKVVSLKEDYGITLDEIMQKPNHKGSCSYCGVFRRTIINKAARKMGATKIATGHNLDDEVQAIMMNYLEGNTDNLGKLGAKTESKAKEFTVKIKPLREIPEREIGLYVVAKELEVHFDSCPYAMQSFRGEVSEVINQLSEKHPTIKYSTLRGYDKIKGALKKEMQKEYSHGRCVKCGEPSANELCKACSFLKELGV, translated from the coding sequence ATGCAATGCAGTAAATGTGGTAATCCTAAAGTCATTATTAAAAAGGAACAATCAGGACAGTTGTTGTGTAAAGATTGTTTCATTGAATCCATTGAAAAGAAAGTTATTAAAACTGTTAGAAAAGAAAAATTGTTGGACAAGGGCGATAAGGTTTTGGTGGCTCTTTCAGGAGGTAAAGACAGTGTCACTACTTTGGAAATATTGGATTCATTCAGAAAAATGAACATTATTGATTTATGTGCAGTGACAGTTGATGAAGGAATAGCCAATTATCGTCAGGAAGGAATAGATATTGCAAAAAGACATGCTGAAAGATTGGGAATAGAACATAAGGTAGTCTCACTGAAAGAAGACTATGGCATAACCTTGGATGAGATAATGCAAAAACCGAATCATAAGGGTTCATGTTCCTATTGCGGTGTGTTTAGAAGGACAATAATTAATAAGGCAGCACGTAAAATGGGCGCTACAAAAATCGCAACTGGCCACAATCTGGACGATGAGGTTCAGGCGATAATGATGAATTATCTTGAAGGAAATACAGATAATTTAGGTAAATTAGGCGCAAAGACTGAATCAAAAGCAAAAGAGTTCACAGTTAAAATTAAACCTCTTCGTGAAATTCCTGAAAGGGAAATAGGTTTGTATGTTGTTGCAAAGGAATTGGAAGTTCACTTTGACAGCTGTCCTTATGCAATGCAGTCATTCAGGGGTGAGGTATCAGAAGTAATCAATCAGTTATCTGAAAAGCACCCGACAATAAAATACTCAACTTTAAGGGGATATGACAAAATAAAAGGTGCATTGAAAAAAGAAATGCAGAAAGAATATTCTCATGGAAGATGTGTAAAATGCGGAGAGCCTTCAGCAAATGAACTGTGCAAGGCATGCTCATTTTTAAAAGAACTGGGAGTATAA
- a CDS encoding dihydropteroate synthase-like protein — protein sequence MKVLIVTGELAYPLINDVVSDSKEDIIVHIVDNTQVAAFLTPNLIIKEVKKCFSDQLDDIDMILVPGLIKKGTKEITKELGIPTFKGSTDGADLAMVLNLIGSIDLSEDKPADKLIEEEKRKEAFKLIEDFENDTETIEKLLEKPNNIKIRNLPVGEDFPMRVLSEIANAPFLSKEALINKCQYFVDSGADMIDIGMAAGEDFSDKIPELIQTLRPIVGDRPLSIDTLNPDEIKVAAENGIDFVLSLDLGNNSEIKDILIEKDIPAVLLPTNFSQGKSPKSPAERVESMHQLIKDTEGIRYVADLILDPVNSASIVESIIACHEFHKVNPAPMFFGVGNVTELMDADSGGVNVLLAGIGMELGVSILFTPEESGKTRGSVYELATASKMMFLAKHRKSIPKDLGINLVAFKDKHKRNDIILNERDGIEETRQIEPMKFVRDKAGSFKINVDYGTTVEASKITATHFKKNKPDLVIVGHSAKEIYEEIITKGLVTRMEHAAYLGSELQKAEIAMITGKEYVQDFELFKNPDEFKL from the coding sequence ATGAAAGTTTTAATAGTTACAGGGGAGTTGGCATATCCGTTAATAAATGATGTTGTTTCAGATTCAAAAGAAGACATAATAGTTCACATTGTTGACAATACTCAAGTGGCTGCATTTCTAACTCCAAACTTAATTATTAAAGAGGTCAAAAAGTGCTTCTCAGACCAATTGGATGATATAGACATGATTCTGGTTCCGGGATTAATCAAGAAAGGAACAAAAGAAATCACAAAGGAACTGGGAATACCAACATTTAAAGGATCAACCGATGGAGCTGACCTTGCAATGGTATTGAACCTTATCGGAAGCATAGACTTATCCGAAGACAAACCTGCAGACAAGCTGATTGAAGAGGAAAAAAGAAAAGAAGCATTCAAACTGATTGAAGACTTTGAAAATGATACAGAAACCATTGAAAAACTCCTTGAAAAACCAAACAATATAAAAATAAGAAACCTGCCTGTCGGTGAGGACTTCCCAATGAGAGTATTGTCTGAAATAGCAAACGCACCATTTCTTTCAAAGGAAGCATTGATAAACAAATGCCAATACTTTGTTGACTCTGGAGCGGACATGATTGACATAGGAATGGCTGCAGGCGAAGACTTCTCAGACAAAATTCCCGAACTTATCCAAACATTAAGGCCGATAGTCGGTGACAGGCCATTAAGTATCGATACGTTAAATCCTGATGAGATTAAAGTGGCTGCAGAAAATGGAATAGACTTTGTATTGAGTCTGGATTTAGGTAACAATTCTGAAATTAAAGATATATTAATTGAAAAGGATATTCCGGCAGTATTGCTTCCAACTAATTTTTCACAGGGCAAATCACCAAAGTCTCCTGCTGAAAGGGTTGAATCAATGCATCAATTAATTAAAGATACTGAAGGAATACGTTATGTTGCGGATTTGATTTTGGATCCGGTAAACAGTGCAAGTATTGTCGAATCAATCATTGCATGTCATGAATTTCATAAGGTTAATCCTGCACCAATGTTTTTCGGTGTTGGAAATGTGACTGAACTTATGGATGCGGATTCAGGTGGAGTCAATGTTTTATTGGCAGGAATCGGAATGGAATTGGGAGTAAGCATATTATTCACTCCTGAAGAAAGTGGAAAAACAAGAGGCAGTGTATATGAGCTTGCAACTGCATCAAAAATGATGTTTCTTGCAAAGCACAGAAAATCAATTCCAAAGGATTTGGGAATAAATCTTGTGGCATTCAAGGATAAGCATAAAAGAAATGATATCATTCTAAATGAAAGAGATGGAATTGAAGAGACCAGACAAATTGAACCTATGAAATTTGTCAGAGATAAGGCTGGAAGCTTTAAAATAAATGTCGATTACGGAACAACCGTTGAGGCAAGTAAAATTACTGCAACTCATTTTAAGAAAAATAAACCGGATTTGGTAATTGTTGGCCATTCTGCAAAAGAAATATATGAAGAAATAATTACAAAAGGTTTGGTTACCAGAATGGAACATGCTGCCTATTTGGGTTCAGAACTTCAAAAGGCAGAAATAGCGATGATTACTGGTAAAGAATATGTTCAGGATTTTGAATTGTTCAAAAATCCTGATGAATTTAAATTGTAG
- the porD gene encoding pyruvate synthase subunit PorD: protein MVNIGCVIKTPGNTKNNKTGSWRTFKPVLDKEKCIDCDNCILFCPDSCVNKQHDIDYDYCKGCGICAYECPSDAIEMVKE from the coding sequence ATGGTTAATATAGGATGTGTAATTAAAACACCAGGAAATACAAAAAACAATAAAACCGGTAGTTGGAGAACTTTCAAACCTGTTTTAGATAAGGAAAAATGTATTGATTGTGACAATTGTATTTTATTTTGTCCGGATTCCTGTGTAAACAAACAACATGATATTGATTACGATTACTGTAAAGGATGTGGAATTTGCGCATACGAATGTCCTTCAGATGCAATCGAAATGGTAAAAGAATAA
- a CDS encoding MoaD/ThiS family protein has protein sequence MTFTLIYKNLNEKRQLPNDNYTIRDLLDELELSAQTIVSKQNGELVIEDTVIQKDDEIQLVQIIYGG, from the coding sequence ATGACATTCACACTAATTTATAAAAATCTAAATGAAAAAAGGCAATTGCCGAATGATAATTATACCATCAGGGACTTGCTTGATGAATTGGAATTGTCAGCTCAAACTATCGTTTCAAAACAGAACGGAGAGCTGGTTATAGAAGACACTGTAATTCAAAAAGATGATGAAATCCAATTAGTTCAAATAATCTATGGTGGTTAA
- a CDS encoding VWA domain-containing protein, with protein MISKIANLSANLRKEGLPVSIRSTQAAMEIYQDLGDSDRNLLKTALMAIYVKDRYDIPKFLKIFDEVFAAPGPEKKVAEDMNRSKAYRGTGPKSNKYKIKKQDTIGKKIQKEKINNEKLKMLSGQPLLEEAKKLERDGELMNKDLTKLNRFDPRMLEICQRLGKRIANKRSRRKIESHSHKIDMRRTMRANLKYGGVPLELIKAKPRPHKNEHLFLNDISGSCEWISSWFFMLMFSAQTAFKRSRTFEFDNKVIETTRALKEEYLIDAFVKVKDMRVKNMMVHGTSDMYSAFKQFKEKANINNKSYVIILSDCRDWAGPKVNGIPASVDLVEEMVRDSKKVIILNPEDRNKWDIVDSCVSLYEEAGAQVFEVNTLNQLAQFVEQM; from the coding sequence ATGATTAGTAAAATTGCAAATTTATCTGCCAACTTAAGAAAAGAAGGATTGCCAGTAAGTATCAGAAGCACTCAGGCAGCTATGGAAATCTATCAGGATTTGGGAGATTCTGACAGAAATCTTTTGAAAACTGCATTAATGGCAATTTATGTTAAGGACAGATATGACATTCCTAAATTTTTAAAGATTTTTGATGAGGTATTTGCAGCTCCGGGACCTGAAAAGAAAGTTGCAGAAGACATGAACAGAAGCAAGGCTTATAGGGGCACAGGTCCGAAATCAAATAAATATAAAATTAAAAAACAGGACACAATAGGTAAAAAAATTCAAAAGGAAAAAATCAACAATGAAAAGTTAAAAATGCTTTCAGGACAACCTCTTTTGGAAGAGGCCAAAAAACTTGAGCGTGATGGGGAATTAATGAACAAGGACTTGACCAAATTAAACAGATTCGACCCTAGAATGCTTGAAATTTGTCAAAGATTAGGTAAAAGAATAGCTAATAAACGTTCAAGAAGAAAAATTGAATCACACTCTCATAAAATAGATATGAGAAGAACTATGAGAGCTAATCTTAAATATGGTGGAGTTCCTTTGGAGCTCATTAAAGCAAAACCAAGGCCTCATAAAAATGAACATTTATTTTTAAATGACATCAGCGGGTCCTGTGAGTGGATTAGCAGTTGGTTTTTCATGTTAATGTTTTCAGCGCAAACCGCTTTTAAGAGATCTCGAACATTCGAATTTGACAACAAGGTAATTGAAACAACAAGGGCACTGAAAGAGGAATATCTTATAGATGCATTTGTTAAAGTAAAGGATATGCGTGTTAAGAATATGATGGTTCACGGAACATCAGACATGTACTCTGCTTTTAAGCAGTTTAAAGAAAAAGCGAATATCAATAACAAATCATATGTGATTATATTATCAGATTGCAGAGATTGGGCAGGACCGAAAGTAAATGGAATTCCTGCAAGTGTTGATCTGGTTGAAGAAATGGTCAGGGACTCTAAAAAGGTCATTATTCTAAATCCGGAAGACAGAAATAAATGGGACATTGTAGACAGTTGTGTTTCATTATATGAGGAAGCCGGAGCTCAGGTGTTTGAAGTTAATACTTTAAATCAACTTGCACAATTTGTAGAACAGATGTAG
- the porC gene encoding pyruvate synthase subunit PorC has translation MIEIRFHGRGGQGSVTAAEILAKAAFKDGKSVQAFPFFGVERRGAPVMAFTRIDDEPIQMRYQVYNPDYVLVLDDGLLNVVDVFSGIKDNTEVIINTTEFKGSGEHKVHDIDATGIALDMLGRNIVNTIILGYFAKKTGVVSIDSLLEVIKETFPGKIGELNAEATKKAYEMG, from the coding sequence ATGATTGAAATTCGTTTTCATGGTAGAGGTGGACAAGGTTCCGTTACCGCCGCAGAAATTTTGGCAAAAGCTGCATTTAAAGACGGAAAATCTGTTCAAGCTTTCCCATTCTTTGGAGTTGAACGTAGAGGAGCTCCAGTTATGGCTTTCACAAGAATTGATGATGAGCCAATCCAAATGAGATACCAAGTCTACAACCCAGACTACGTATTGGTTTTAGATGACGGATTATTAAATGTGGTAGATGTATTTTCAGGAATTAAAGACAATACAGAAGTAATTATTAATACTACCGAATTTAAAGGTAGTGGAGAACATAAAGTTCACGATATTGATGCAACAGGTATCGCATTAGATATGTTAGGACGTAACATTGTAAATACAATTATCCTAGGATACTTTGCTAAAAAAACTGGAGTAGTAAGTATCGATTCCCTTCTTGAAGTTATTAAAGAAACATTCCCTGGAAAAATTGGAGAATTAAATGCCGAAGCTACTAAAAAAGCTTACGAGATGGGATAA
- a CDS encoding AAA family ATPase, producing MLLDADYVSNNEISTTLYLSLLLGKPMLIEGPPGVGKTELAKVIAKSFDRDFFRIQCYEGITFEQIVGEWNYQKQLLHLEAAKNDSSNVDEIFDDEFFIRRPLLNAFLNEKDSVLLIDEIDKADEEVESFLLQALGEQEITINDLGTFLLKNDLIVILTSNSQRSLLDETKDRCLFLYIPYPTVEREIEIVKSKLPDADDETVSHVVKLVHQIRDLNLMKKPSVRGTVDWVRSVTNLGTKNLDESLENSVGVAIKTESDKKRVIKDIFNKR from the coding sequence ATGCTTTTGGATGCAGATTATGTTTCAAATAATGAGATTTCAACAACACTGTACTTGTCTTTATTGTTGGGTAAACCAATGCTAATTGAAGGACCTCCAGGTGTTGGAAAAACAGAACTGGCCAAAGTGATTGCAAAATCATTTGATAGGGACTTTTTCAGGATTCAATGTTATGAAGGAATCACATTCGAACAGATTGTTGGTGAATGGAATTATCAAAAACAGCTGTTGCACTTGGAAGCGGCTAAAAATGATTCAAGCAATGTGGATGAAATTTTTGATGACGAATTTTTCATTAGAAGACCTCTGCTTAATGCATTTTTAAACGAAAAGGATTCTGTTTTATTGATTGATGAAATCGATAAGGCTGATGAGGAAGTGGAGAGCTTTTTACTTCAGGCATTGGGTGAACAGGAAATCACAATCAATGATTTGGGCACATTTCTTTTAAAAAATGATTTGATTGTTATTTTAACTTCCAATTCTCAAAGGTCACTTCTTGACGAAACAAAAGACAGATGCCTGTTCTTATATATTCCTTACCCTACAGTGGAAAGGGAAATTGAAATTGTCAAATCAAAATTGCCTGATGCAGATGATGAAACAGTTTCCCATGTGGTAAAGTTAGTTCATCAAATCCGTGATTTGAATCTGATGAAAAAGCCTTCTGTAAGAGGTACTGTTGATTGGGTCAGGTCAGTCACTAATCTTGGCACTAAAAATCTTGACGAATCTCTGGAAAATAGTGTTGGTGTCGCCATTAAAACTGAAAGCGATAAAAAACGTGTCATAAAAGATATTTTCAATAAAAGATAA